In the Octadecabacter sp. SW4 genome, one interval contains:
- a CDS encoding TIGR00282 family metallophosphoesterase, with protein sequence MRILFLGDVMGRAGRAAITTHLPRLRDEWRLDFVVVNGENATGGMGLSGAHAKILLDAGADVLTLGDHAFDQKDMMAFIDSEPRIIRPLNFSKAAPGVGARVFNAPGGRKVLVAQVLGQVFMKRPFDDPFSAVDSVLRQHPMGGMVQASLIDVHCEATSEKMAMGHFCDGRASIVVGTHTHVPTADAMVLPGGTAYQTDAGMCGDYNSVIGMEKTEPLRRFITGMPKARFSPATEEATLSGLFVVTDDRTGKATRVEMIRTGGRLQQAAPA encoded by the coding sequence ATGCGAATTTTGTTTCTAGGCGATGTCATGGGCCGCGCAGGACGCGCGGCGATCACCACCCACCTGCCGCGTTTGCGTGATGAATGGCGGCTGGATTTTGTCGTGGTGAATGGCGAAAATGCGACCGGCGGCATGGGGCTTTCGGGCGCACATGCCAAGATATTGCTGGACGCGGGCGCCGATGTGCTGACCCTTGGCGATCACGCCTTCGATCAAAAAGACATGATGGCATTCATCGACAGTGAGCCGCGGATCATTCGCCCGCTGAACTTTTCCAAGGCCGCACCGGGTGTGGGCGCGCGGGTGTTCAACGCGCCCGGCGGGCGCAAGGTGCTGGTGGCGCAGGTGCTGGGTCAGGTGTTCATGAAACGTCCGTTTGACGATCCGTTTTCGGCGGTTGATTCCGTGCTGCGCCAACACCCGATGGGCGGTATGGTGCAGGCCAGCTTGATCGATGTGCATTGCGAGGCGACCTCGGAAAAAATGGCGATGGGCCATTTTTGTGACGGGCGTGCCAGCATTGTCGTCGGCACACATACCCATGTGCCCACAGCCGATGCGATGGTGCTGCCCGGCGGCACGGCCTACCAGACCGACGCGGGCATGTGCGGCGATTACAATTCGGTCATCGGCATGGAAAAAACCGAACCCCTGCGCCGCTTTATCACCGGCATGCCCAAGGCGCGGTTTTCCCCCGCTACGGAAGAAGCAACCCTATCGGGCCTGTTCGTCGTCACCGATGATCGCACGGGCAAGGCGACCCGCGTGGAAATGATCCGCACCGGCGGGCGTTTGCAGCAGGCGGCCCCGGCCTAA
- a CDS encoding DUF1801 domain-containing protein: MKPEIAAVFAAQPPLVAQGMARLRNLIIDTGASDPRIGPLTESLKWGQPAFRPRAANTGTTLRVAPHKSATFAFCAPCSTTVIATHAQRFAGADRIDGSRAILFDHPDQIDTDRLRLTILHGLTYFL; encoded by the coding sequence ATGAAGCCGGAAATCGCCGCCGTATTCGCCGCACAACCCCCGCTGGTGGCGCAGGGCATGGCGCGTCTGCGCAATTTGATCATCGACACGGGTGCAAGTGATCCGCGCATCGGCCCGCTGACCGAAAGCCTGAAATGGGGCCAGCCCGCCTTTCGGCCCAGGGCGGCAAACACGGGCACGACCCTGCGTGTGGCACCGCATAAATCCGCGACCTTTGCCTTTTGTGCCCCCTGTTCCACCACCGTCATTGCAACCCACGCGCAGCGTTTTGCGGGTGCCGACCGGATTGACGGCAGCCGCGCGATTCTGTTCGATCACCCCGACCAGATTGACACCGATCGCTTGCGCCTGACGATCCTGCACGGGCTGACCTATTTCTTATAA